The following proteins are co-located in the Megalobrama amblycephala isolate DHTTF-2021 linkage group LG12, ASM1881202v1, whole genome shotgun sequence genome:
- the LOC125279518 gene encoding solute carrier family 12 member 2: MSDQPSSPPAGQKPALRAPGSSQSRFQVDPVAEAAAAAAAAAAGVAPPGSRSSTGEESKGRFRVVNFLSPSDAAPDAGVNGDTVRSEASLHSSTGGLSHFSDTHSSTYYLRTFGHNTIDAVPNIDFYRQTEAPLGEKLLRPSLSELHDELDKEPFEEGFPIGGEELTSAEIITLKEASDSKGGTVKFGWVKGVLIRCMLNIWGVMLFIRMSWIVGQAGIALSCAIVLMAIVVTTITGLSTSAIATNGFVRGGGAYYLISRSLGPEFGGSIGLIFAFANAVAVAMYVVGFAETVVELLDSIDALMTDEMNDIRIVGTLTVILLLGISIAGMEWEAKAQIVLLVILVAAICNYFIGSFIPVESKEPKGFFGYNAAIMMENMGPDFRDDETFFSVFAIFFPAATGILAGANISGDLADPQSAIPKGTLLAILITGVVYIAVAVSNGSCIVRDATGDDNDTIAGSLENCTDASCTLGYDFSICREGGCKYGLQNDFQVMSLVSGFGPLITAGIFSATLSSALASLVSAPKVFQALCKDRIYPGLHVFAKGYGKNKEPLRAYVLTFLIGLAFILIAELNIIAPIISNFFLASYALINFSVFHASLANSPGWRPSFKYYNKWVSLAGAVLCCVVMFVINWWAALVTNGIVLALYIYVSYKKPDVNWGSSTQALMYNKALTHSLHLTGVEDHIKNFRPQCLIMSGFPNSRPALMYLVHAFTKSVGLMVCGHVRTGYRRPNYKEMMNEQVRYQRWLLKARIKAFYAPVYADDLRQGAQYLLQTAGLGRLKPNTLVFGFKNNWRDGEMKDVETYINTIHDAFDLQYGVVLLRLKEGLDISHIQDEFLSSQEKTPGMKDLLVSINIKDFDSDSSKPSSIATSCQSSPLIFRDTKKLPLPLSPADEKLLAASQQFQKKQSKGTIDVWWLFDDGGLTLLIPYLLTNKKKWRDCKIRVFIGGKINRIDHDRRAMAALLSKFRIDFSDITVLGDINIKPKKHNKQVFQEMIEPYRLREDDMEQDAAEKLKAEEPWRITDNELELYRAKSNRQIRLNELLKEHSSTANLIVITMPLARKGTVSSALYMSWLDTLSKDLPPILLVRGNHQSVLTFYS, encoded by the exons AGAGCCGCTTCCAGGTGGACCCGGTGGCGGAGGCAGCAGCGGCGGCGGCTGCGGCGGCAGCGGGTGTCGCTCCCCCGGGATCGCGCTCCTCCACCGGCGAGGAGTCCAAGGGCAGGTTCCGGGTGGTGAACTTCCTAAGCCCGTCTGACGCCGCACCTGACGCGGGTGTGAACGGAGACACGGTGAGAAGCGAGGCGAGTCTGCATTCATCCACCGGAGGTCTCAGTCATTTCTCGGACACGCACTCCAGCACTTATTACCTGCGGACTTTCGGTCACAACACCATCGACGCGGTGCCGAACATCGACTTCTACCGGCAGACAGAAGCTCCGCTCGGGGAGAAGCTCCTGCGGCCGTCGCTGTCGGAACTACACGATGAGCTCGACAAG GAGCCGTTTGAGGAGGGATTTCCCATTGGAGGAGAGGAGCTGACGTCCGCTGAGATCATCACACTGAAGGAAGCGTCCGATTCCAAGGGCGGCACAGTGAAGTTTGGATGGGTCAAAGGGGTCCTG ATACGATGCATGCTGAACATCTGGGGAGTGATGCTGTTCATCAGGATGTCGTGGATTGTGGGTCAAGCTGGCATTG CTCTGTCCTGCGCCATCGTTCTCATGGCGATTGTGGTGACGACCATCACTGGACTGTCAACATCAGCGATCGCCACCAACGGCTTTGTGCGCGGAg GCGGGGCGTATTACCTAATCTCCAGGAGTTTGGGTCCAGAGTTCGGAGGATCCATTGGTCTGATTTTTGCCTTTGCCAATGCCGTCGCTGTGGCCATGTATGTCGTGGGATTCGCAGAAACTGTCGTTGAACTTCTGGAT AGCATAGATGCTCTGATGACCGATGAGATGAATGACATCAGGATCGTGGGAACGCTCACGGTCATCTTACTGCTGGGAATCTCCATCGCTGGAATGGAGTGGGAGGCGAAG GCCCAGATCGTGTTGTTGGTGATTCTTGTGGCGGCAATTTGCAACTACTTCATTGGATCCTTCATCCCTGTGGAGTCAAAGGAACCCAAAGGTTTCTTTGGTTATAATG CTGCTATAATGATGGAGAACATGGGTCCAGACTTTAGAGATGATGAAACCTTCTTCTCAGTCTTTGCCATCTTCTTCCCGGCCGCCACAGGAATCCTGGCAGGGGCCAATATATCCGGAGACCTGGCG GATCCGCAATCAGCGATTCCCAAAGGAACTCTTCTGGCGATCCTCATCACCGGAGTGGTTTACATCGCCGTCGCCGTCTCAAACG GCTCTTGTATCGTGCGAGACGCCACAGGTGATGATAACGACACCATCGCCGGCTCACTGGAGAACTGTACGGACGCGTCCTGCACGCTCGGATACGACTTCTCCATCTGCAGAGAGGGCGGCTGCAAGTACGGACTTCAGAATGACTTCCAG GTCATGAGTTTGGTGTCTGGCTTCGGGCCGCTCATTACGGCTGGAATCTTCTCTGCCACCCTCTCGTCAGCGCTGGCGTCTCTGGTCAGCGCTCCCAAAGTCTTCCAG GCGTTGTGTAAGGATCGAATCTACCCCGGATTACACGTGTTTGCCAAAGGATACGGAAAGAACAAAGAGCCTCTGCGCGCTTACGTCCTCACCTTCCTCATCGGCCTGGCCTTCATCCTGATCG CGGAGTTAAACATCATCGCTCCCATCATTTCCAACTTCTTCTTGGCCTCTTACGCGTTGATAAATTTCTCTGTTTTCCACGCGTCGCTGGCGAACTCTCCAG GGTGGCGTCCGAGTTTCAAATACTATAATAAGTGGGTGTCTCTGGCCGGAGCCGTGCTGTGCTGCGTCGTGATGTTCGTGATCAACTGGTGGGCCGCGCTGGTCACCAACGGCATCGTCCTGGCGCTCTACATATACGTCAGCTATAAGAAACCAG ATGTGAACTGGGGTTCGTCGACACAAGCGCTGATGTACAATAAAGCCCTGACACACAGCCTGCATCTCACGGGAGTCGAGGATCACATCAAGAACTTCAG GCCTCAGTGTCTCATAATGTCTGGATTTCCAAACTCACGCCCTGCGCTGATGTATCTTGTGCATGCCTTCACCAAAAGCGTGGGCTTGATGGTCTGCGGCCATGTGCGCACG GGATACCGACGGCCGAACTATAAGGAGATGATGAACGAGCAGGTCCGCTATCAGCGCTGGCTCCTGAAGGCGCGAATCAAAGCCTTCTACGCTCCTGTGTATGCTGATGATCTCAGACAAGGAGCGCAGTATCTCCTACAG ACCGCTGGTTTGGGTCGCCTGAAACCAAACACACTAGTATTCGGCTTTAAGAACAACTGGAGGGACGGCGAGATGAAGGACGTGGAAACCTACATCAACACCATCCA CGATGCGTTTGACCTGCAGTATGGGGTGGTTCTCCTGAGACTGAAGGAAGGTCTCGACATCTCTCACATACAAG ATGAATTTCTGTCCTCGCAGGAGAAAACACCTGGAATGAAGGATCTCTTGGTGTCCATCAACATCAAAGACTTTGACAGCGATTCCTCGAAACCATCATCTATAGCAACCAGCTGTCAAAGCAGCCCGCTTATCTTCAGAG ACACTAAGAAGCTTCCGCTGCCGCTCAGTCCTGCAGACGAGAAACTTCTGGCCGCCAGTCAGCAGTTCCAGAAGAAGCAGAGCAAAGGGACGATTGATGTCTGGTGGCTGTTTGACGATGGAG GCTTGACTCTTCTGATACCGTATTTGCTCACCAACAAAAAGAAATGGCGCGACTGCAAGATCCGTGTGTTCATCGGAGGAAAGATAAACCGGATCGACCACGACCGCAGAGC AATGGCGGCATTGCTCAGTAAGTTCAGGATTGATTTCTCTGACATCACCGTTCTTGGAGACATCAACATCAAGCCAAAGAAACACAA TAAGCAGGTGTTTCAGGAGATGATTGAGCCGTACAGACTGAGGGAAGACGACATGGAGCAGGACGCTGCTGAGAAACTGAAGGCTGAAGAGCCCTGGAGGATCACAGATAATGAGCTGGAGCTCTACAGGGCCAAG